gctgcagccctactctgACCCCTTTGATACTGCTCAATATTATAAGCAAACAACCCATCAGATTGATGGCCGGTTATTTAGGATGTTGCGTCAGATTTCCAGTAACAGAAATCTCTAACCAGTGTCAAAGGGGTTTGCGTGTTCTATTGAATCTTCTGGATTCTGGAAAGCATCGTGCTTTTCAAATGTTTTGTATGTAGTAGATAGCTATCACTTATATATATAGAAATGCTGTCTGTATATTAGTACACTAGAGTACATGTGGGCACCGCGTCAGCATGCATGTAACCATGGTATGGGTGTGAATGCGAACAGAAATTATAAAGAGAAATATTAGAATGTGAGGATGTAAGTTTATGGCAAGTCCCTCAAGTTCAAAaggacataaaatatatatattacaaataaaaaaagggtaAGGGAGGTGCAGGGGTAGCAGTCATATACCGCCCCTGATGCCTGAGCGAGCCACATAGCAGAAGCTCTGTTTCAGATTTTGTAATGGGGCCCATGAGCTTCCAGTTATGCCCCCGATACATAACACAAGACACAAGGAGAATTGTGCACCACACGTTGAGAAATAATTTACCCCCAACATCTATATCTATTAAAATCACTGGCCGGTGCTTATTTTCCACTTCATACTCTACAACCAAGACTATGGATAATGAAATATCTAAATAATATTATTAGGTACCACCCCATCTTCCACCGGAGAGAAGAAGAAGTTCTGATGTTCCATTGCTGTAGTGCTGAAAAGAACCAACATTCATCTCTGACTAACGAGTTACCGGTTGTTCAGCTACAATTTCATTTTcttttaaatttatgaccatCCAATCACTGAGAACAAGGGATCTCAAATCCCCTCTCTCCAGCCAATGATTTGGCCATGATTGTTCAGCTGCTCTACAGACAAATTAAAAGGGCTGCTGAAACAGTCAAACACTCACATTTAGGTATTTCAACGGCTCGTCGATTTAGATGAATAGTGGCTAAGCCAAGCCTCAACAGTTCTCTAACCCTCGTGTCCTCAGTAATGGTGGGCCAAACCCATAGCTATCATTCTTTTATGATCAACCTGGCTGGACAGTAGGGAATGGGAGACAAAacaactgtgaaaaaaaactatgaattTTCTATTTGACCACATAAAAAGTTTTAAATGACTGGTAAAATACCTGGATCATGACTTGGAGTGGTTGCCTTTCCCCGCTTTTGGTGTGGGTTACTCCCTCCGTATCATAGAAGGCTGTGTAACAAACCGTCTGAGGATCTCTAGATTTCTCTTCTAGGGGAATGACCAATCCTCCTAAATTGATAGTCCTGAAAGAGATGTCATAAAACTGGTTAATCAATGATTACATGGGAAAATGTGCTCCAGTCCGACCAAACGTATGTATGTCCACTGCAGACTTTACTGAGGGATATAGGATTTGTGTCAAAGAGGCAAGGTGTTGGGTTGGCGGTCCTTTTCTAGGGTTTGTGGTCCCTGGTTGTCCAGCCAAAATGCACAACATGCCTAAACTGCTTCATAATAATCCTGCCTGTATCATTATCAGTATATAGTTCCCAGCTATTGCACACAATCAGTACTAGACTTCCCAACCCATTAGGTCCTCAGCCTGGTGACAGCTGGGTCTACACAGATCCTCAATAGTGGAGAAATGGAGAACCGCACTCTGAGGGTTTTCTGCTGCCAACAAGGGCTAAAATAGCCAGGTTTAGAGATTGAGGCACTCAGACCATTCAGTTTTGCATTTAagaaaggatttttttattcATACATCTGTTTCATAATCCAGTTGCCCAATTTTCACATCAAAAATCAATTAATGAAaaatgaccagacgtttcggtctcTATGGACCTTCCTCAGCGGTCAGATTTTATCTGCAAATAACCGGTACATAGGACATGTCGTCATTGTCAACCAGTATGCAAactcaagaaagaaaaaaaaaggaaaaaagaaaacaagGACAGAcgaaaattaaaatgaaataaacaaaCTAGCTATCTATAGTACACAAGAAGGCATAGTGATCAGTATCAGGTGGTACACCAGATACACATGATTGAAGGTAATTTACATGATTGAAGATGGTTATAAACTATAATAGACATGATTGAAGGTAGTAGTAAGCTATAATAGACATGATTATGGCATCATATAGTCCTTTGGGAGAAAAAGGAAGGAAAAGGGGATAAccctgaaagaaaaagaaaaaattagtcCTTGTTTTCTTTCTTGAGTTTTCATACTGGTTGACAATGACGACATGTCCTATGTACTGATTATTTGGAGATAAAATCTGACCGCTTAGGAAAGTCTATAaagaccgaaacgtccggtcatTTTTCTTTAATTGATTTTGATGTGAAAATTTGGCAACTGGATTATGAAACTGatgtatgaataaaaaaaaaaaaatcctttcttaAATACCCAGACCCTCATTCATATAAAATCTGGTATTCAGGGTAAAAAGCCCTCCTCTGGAATGTGAAATGCCTCAATATATATTAATCAGGTTACATGAATGTGCTGCCAGTGATTATACACCGAACAAAAATATAAAGGCAACAGTTTTGGTTTtgttcccattttgcatgagctgaactcaaagatctgaaacattttctacatacacaagacccattactctcaaatattgttcaccaaTCTGTCTAATAaatctgttagtgagcacttctcctttgccgagataatccatcccacctcacaggtgtggcatatcaaggtgctggttagacagcatgaatattgcacaggtgtgccttagactgcacacaataaaagaccactctgaaatgtgcacagttttgccttagtgtgtgtgtggggggggggggggtcaaaaaaccaatcagtatctggtgtggcaacCATTTGCTTCACGCAgcgcaacacatctccgtcgcatggAGTTGATCAGGTTGGCGATTGCGGCCTGTGAAATGTTGGTCcactcttcaatagctgtgcgaagttacagaatattgtcaggaactggaacacgctgttgtatacgccgatccagagcatcccaaacatgctcaatgggtgacatgtccggtgagaaTGCTGGCCATGcaggaactgggatgttttcagcttccaggaattgtgtacagatccttgcaatatggggccgtgcattatcatgctgcaacatgaggtgatggtcgtggatgaatggcacaacaatgggcctcaggatctcgttacggttccgttcagtttttccgtatggcagggatggccaacctgtggctcttgagccacatgcggctctttgcttcttcgagtgcggctctagctgtggagccgggaagcagtcaggccggctcactctccaccccaggctcagatctcttttcctgatcgggcactgttactactttgcagctccagctcactctccactacgtcctgatgcacacagtgcgagaacgtagtacgtggagacacgcactGTGACccgacgttgtgctcatcaggtcacagtagagagcgtgtcagacctgcagagtagcaggagcccagtgcctgatcaggagggaagatatatttttttaattatagaactgagcatgtgggtctgatcttagcatgggaggttctgatctgagcatgggggggggggtcctgatctggacaatgggggtctgatctgagcatgggggggtcctgatctgaacaatgggggtctgatctaagcatgagTGGGATGATCGGAGCATGAGGGGGCAGATCTGATtatgggggtcttgtttgagcatgggttgttCAGGTCTGAtcatggggggagatctgagcactgagggtctgacactgggagtctgatttgtgttgcctgatccgagcattgggggtctgatttggagttctgatgaggtttggggatcttattgtagtTTAGATtaagattggggatctgatttaggagtctgatctgaggtctgctgaaaaaaacatttttgtttttttttctctgctaatgaaaaagaaaaaataatttagcagacctcagatcggatgaaaaatattaattttatcttatttttctttgtgaaaacctaggtgcatcttgtagggcgaaaaatacggtgactcgtgtgtaattgtatagcttgtggctcctggtagtcatatgttgttgttttttttggctcttcgtgtatgtaaggttggccacccctgccgtatggcatatacagtatacagtaattacatagaaaaaattgggctgggcataacattttcaatagatggttccgcaaaaacggagcggatacggaagacatacggagtacattccgtatgtgtttaattttttttgcggacccattgatttgaatggagccacggaacgtgatttgtgtgcaataataggacatgttctatctttcaacggaacggaaaaacggaaataccgaaacagaatgcatacggagtacattccgtttttttggcggaaccattgaaatgaatggttctgtatacgttctgtatacggaccgtatacggaactaaaaaaatggcctgtatacgaaacgcaaaaaacgttcgtgtgaacgagcccttagacagatttgtgaataatatttgagagtaatgggtcttttgtgtctgtagaaaatgtttcagatctttgagttcagctcatgcaaaatgggagaaaaaatGGAAAGtgctgcgtttatatttttgttcagtgtgtatatatataaggccaacccctttaatgctgagaATTAATGCATGACTATGAACAAAGAATAATTAATATTTTCCTAGAAAGAGCACGCAAGTCCTTCCAGCAATATCATCGGGAAATAGTCACTGATCCGGAAGCAGCACCACTGCCATTACCACTTCACTGACCCTGTAAAGTTAATACAAAAAACAATGTATCCGCAGAGTCTACTGGAATTATTAATGTTACATAATATAATTAATAGCGATGTAACGAAGAGCCATTCCAGACTGCTGCATCATCATCTGTCCCACGCCGGGTGACGTGGTTGTGTTCCTTCCCGCTCTCCTCCATACAATCACCATATGCTCTGCCATAAATCTCCATTTCCTGATAGTTAATCTGAAAATCCCAAAACATGTGTGACCCCAAAAACCTTTCAGTAGGGTGTGCAGCCGACATGCTGAGTGCCAGGGGGTAACAACAAGCCACTCTGCCCTAGAGAGGGAATGCGGATACTAGGCGAgggcagcaaactgaatatttgcCCCGATGAAGGAAATCCGAGCCGCAGCTCTCGATCTACAGcatattaaagggggtttccagcaaTAATGACTTTTTATCTAATGACTGGCTGATATCTCGCTTGTGGCCATGTCCGCTGCAGCGGAGCATGTGACCATACAGCGCCGGATGTAAACACCGCGGGGTCCGGAACACGGACACAGCGGGGGCTTAGAGCAGCGCGCAGCAGGTAATTAGAAATTTCctattcccagaaaacccctttaaagggcacctgtcagcagatttgtacccatgacactggcgGACCTGTTGTATGTGCGCTTGATCTGTGATTTGTGGACTGAAATCCGGACATTGTCGCGTGCACagggcctaacaaagctataatgTAAAGTATCATGTCTTTCACCCGGATCTCACTTCCACGTAAGGCCTACGGACACGCCTGGATTCAGGGGCTCACCGCCATCATCACAGCAATACTTGGGACCATAGTTGGTATTTTTTTGGGTCCTGATCCCCTCTGAGGAACCATAACCCAAATCTGATGGCTCGCTGGCGCTGATTGCCCCATATCACGTACAGACTGACAGATCTTCTGGCCTCACCATACATGGTCCTCATCTGCACACTGATCAGTCCTGCAGAAGGATGACAGCCTTGCAGACATGGCCCCAGGCCTCAGGCCGCTGTTTGTGTGCTCCTGGGATTTCTGCTGATGACAGCACGGAGCAagaggaaggaaggagaagaCAGGGGGATTAACCCTTCCCAGGCTGCACCCCCCAGACCCCCGGCACTTACTTGGCTCTCACCGCCCCCGGTTTCAGGACCACCTCGATCTTGTATTTGGCTCCGGTCAATAATTTGATCGTCCGGTTCTGCCCGAATCTCTGTCCGTCCACCTTAAAATACACCGGACCGTCATTGGGCTGGATCTTAAGGGAGACCGCGATCTTGACCAGATGAGGGATCTCCCCCATGGTGAGCAGAGGACACTGACAGctctggtggaggaggaggagggatcagGGGCTCCCTATGGGACCAGCACAGACggatggaggaggcagcagcgggGCGCAGCCATTcaccggcagcagcagcagcagcagcaatgcaCGGACTGCCAGCACCTAATCCTCCGCCACTGCTGCAGTGTAatcagggggggaggggaggccggatCTCCTCCCCGAAGACcagcaggagaggaggaggacacCAGCTCTCCATCTAATCCTCTCTCCATACATCAGGAGGAGACATGGCTCTGGTTATTGTAGTTCATCGTTGTACTGATTGATAGGAATATTACACATCAATCTGATCCATGTACCATCTGCCCTGCCtgcatattatctatctattatctatctattctcatatcatctgtctgtctatctatcgtaTCTATCTATAATTCTAAGTGTAGTGAGCGGCACAGAGAATAAATAGTTGTGGTGTGCCAGCGGCTGCGGAAGTGatccaaaataaagataaaggcaaaagtgtgcacatttcagagtggacttttattgtgggaagtctaaggcacacctgtggagtattcatgctgtctaaccagcaccttgatatgccacacctgtgaggtgggatggattatctcggcaaaggagaagtgctcactaacacagatttagacagattgggtcttttgtgtctgtagaaaatatttcagatctttgagttcagctcatgcaaaatgggagcaaaaccgaaagtgcacAGCAATACTCATCCTGTTTTAAGGGGGCAGCGGGCACATGCAAGCTTATACAATGCAGAGGACTCCTCCCCTGTCccattcaataataaaattaccgGCCATTATCatggccagtacaaaaaaaatataccggCACTGGCAGGCTGAGTAAAACACTTCCTCTTTAAAGGAATTAAAGCCCCTGAACATAAAAACTGTACTCACTGTCCTGCTGTGTTCTGCTCCCCACAGGTCCAGGCAGTGGCTGGGTCCCATAACTGCTGCGGCAAGTCACAAGCCTCTGTGGTCACAGAGAGGCCTGAACAGTGCATCACTGCTGTGACGTAGCATTCAGGCCACTGTGACCACTGagtccagtcactggctgcagcagtcatgggaCCCAGCCACTGCCTAGTCCTGTGAGGAGCAGAACACAGCAGGACAGTGAGTGCAGTTTTTATGTTCAGGGGCACAGGTCCCTTTAACTACAATCCCTTTAACTACTTGTGGATTACTGGGGATTACTGGGTGGTCTAATGCATGAACATTTTTGAACATCCACATTTCTGGAAGCGGCtgggaatggagcagcagcaggacagaGGAGTCTCCCCTTTTTCATGTTCAGGGGCACGAGTCCGTACCAAAAGGGTTGTTGGCAACAAGGccagagaagccctttaagggggttgttAGAAATACAACTGAAAGCAGCCACAGGAAatgtttaaggctaggtctacacgacgacatttgtcgcgcgacaatttttataatggcagtctatggtgtcgcactgcaacatgcaacatgctgcgactgcgacgcaacagtcgcagaaaaatccatctcgaatgacACCCattgactgccattataaaaattgtcgcgtgacaaatgtcgtcgtgtagacctagccataAAGTAACAAACCAAACAGTGGTCACCTGTTCAGTCCACTGCTACCTCATCAACAAAGCTCCGATGGTCCTTGCTGGGCTTGGCTTACTTTTCCTGCAGCAGTCCAACAGAATCCCTGCTGTcaggctaagggtccattcacacgtcagcaaaatgggtccccatccgttccgcaattttgcagaacgggtgcagacccattcattttcaatggggccagaatgtgctgtccgcattcgcatttgcggttccgcacttccgttccgcaaaaaaatagaacatgtcctattcttgtccgcaaaggcattttctatgagagtgccggcaatgtgcggtccgcaaaatgaggaacgtgcattgccggtgtccgtgttttgaggatccgcaatttgcggatctgcaaaacacatacggacgtgtgaatggaccctaagccccACAGGCACAGCCTGACAGCAGTAACAGATAGCACGCAGTGCTGCGCTGTGTGAAAGGACTGCAAAAGTTCATCTTTTCCTGAGGCGTCAGAAAACAGACTAACACCAAGCAGGTAATaagccttttgttagttaaaaacACCTGGTGCGGTACTGTATGGCAGCTGGTGTTGACATGGTGCTGGTGTGGCCCGGAGCCAAGGAGGCTTATCCTGAAAGACGGGTGCTGGGCTTATGTATACAAAGCCCATAGCAGCAGCAGATGGATGTATAACATGTGGATGTGTGGTACTTGTCTTCTATATACTGTTGCATtaaggggaatctgtcagcatgatcaaccctagtgaaccaggcatactgcctgttaGGGTTGATAATGCCGAGGGTAATGACACCTCTGTTGCAGAAATCAGAGGTGTCGTTTGAGGGAAATTTGTACTTTTTTATGTCACATGCTGTCCTATTTCACCCAGCaaaattgtcacgagggtgtcaagacccacgcctgactccgttatacccggggtcaggaagtcgcagtggttggctgcgcgctctatgtaagatagggctgtttctttatggtagctttctgggtttgctttgcaaccctttttggctcactcagggatccgtagctccttctcctcagctgtttcttgtccgtcactcccaacctccttatatgcccctctcacacttctctggttgccagatatagagcttcctgcctggacttctatactgacccactggagctgtgttgctgcgttctctggttgttcttccagaacgttaccctccggatccctgttgggcctttgtggtctgctgtggtcgcccacctgggattatgtgtttgtctgtattgtctgtcctctccttggcgTTTCCCTCTTAGTGACAGTGGTGGGggctagtgatcccaccgccccgttcactacctagggctcatcttagggaaagccagggtttaggcacgtgatcggcgtacgggtgaggaacccgtctagggacgtcagggcagtcaggtgccagccgcaaggtgagtcaggggtcaccacctttccctctcccttgggcagggccttccctttgcgtgacgccggtcattacaaaaaTGCTTGTTGCTAGCCGGAAACCCAACAGACTTCATTATAATCAGTGGGGTCCTTTGGACGCCATAACTGTCCATCAGCACTTGTTATTGgggcagaacaatggaaataagAATGCCAATGTGAACGAAGCTTTGGTGCCTTACACATACTGTAGATATAAAttgtttaaagtgtaactgtcatatttttattttacttgctagtttattagagctaggcatgtatacccgagttactctgtcaatgattgtcaaaagatctgtaattaccttataataacagctttcattaatgtcctctgtccctttccactgctcccataaaagacagttgctatggcttgtctgtctccagctaagaagacaggaagacagaggggcggtccttcacactgcatgcctgcattaggcttcagagtgaggaggcgtgtctctcagtaatccaatctgattggctggcagggagctgctggctacagcaagtgcgTATATGAAGTGAggaaaagcagttttggcctcagagaactggcagaggagccatcttgagaaggtcctcatattgtaaatgtttaaacagctgtagctaagggaaaaactcaaggaaaacagtggtatgtgaagaaactaaagattgctttatgcataatgctgctgcagcagtaacatatgctaaaattgcttttttgatgaaaacatgacatttACACATTACTGGTGATATACTAATGACAAATCCCTGTCGATCCTTTCAATAGGGAACATGTTGTCTTAATAGAACAGACCCTGtaatcagactccagaccagacaccATAAAGTAAAAAGACCACAAACCCCCTAAGCTGaggggacactttt
The genomic region above belongs to Bufo gargarizans isolate SCDJY-AF-19 chromosome 4, ASM1485885v1, whole genome shotgun sequence and contains:
- the LOC122935800 gene encoding CB1 cannabinoid receptor-interacting protein 1-like, encoding MGEIPHLVKIAVSLKIQPNDGPVYFKVDGQRFGQNRTIKLLTGAKYKIEVVLKPGAVRAKTINLGGLVIPLEEKSRDPQTVCYTAFYDTEGVTHTKSGERQPLQVMIQFEDIGSFETVWQVKFYNYHKRDHCQWGNSFSSIEYECKPNETRSLMWINKEMFH